The sequence ATGCAGACCATCGGTCCCCTTGAGCAGGATGCTTCCGGCAGAGAGACTCAGGCTGCCTGTCGCTTGAATCTGCATATTCTGAGTGCTCTGAAGAGTCACCCCGTGACCGGTATTCATGGATATGTACAGCGATCCTTCCTGAGCGCTTATGTTCAGCTCCGAGTTCCCTAAGGACACTTCTTTTCCCTGCGGATTCGCGAAGGATTTGACCCCGGGATCGGCCATTTTACGGTGGTGCCGTTCGGCAGGCGTTTCCGCCGCTACTCCCTGGACCGTGTGGGATGAAGGGGGAGGAGCAGCACCAGATGGTTTCGTACGCACTGACTGAATAACCATGGCATCGTCTTCGTCCGCAGTGGGAAAATAGAGCTTCACCTGTGCGCCTTTTTCCGGCATAAGATACCACACCTGATTGCCTTCGGCGGAGTAGGGGAACCACCTGGCATCTGTGGGGTCCTGCTGATCGTCCATGTCCAAATGCAGCCGAACCTGATTCCGGCTCACTTCCAGTATTTTTCCTTCAATCGCCGCTCCAATAATAGTCCTATTATAGGTTTTGGCAACGGTCACGCCTTGAGGCAAGGCGCATTCATACGACCAGGTCATGACGCCGCTTGTCATCGTGCTGGTGCGTTTGGTAATGACGTAGGTGAGGCCAGACCGCTTGACTTCATCTCCTGGCTGCAAGATTTCCTGCAATTCGAAGGTGTACCCTGTATAGTCACTGGCCGAGGTATTCGTCCTCCCGTTAGCCGCATGGTTTAAATAGGGGGCAATCCGCCGCCGCATCCGAAACGGCACATCCTCTAAAGCGATCTGGCGCCTGGCTTCCGGAATTCCGATCCAGATTTGACTCCGGTGAGCGGTGATATTGGGCAGAAGCATAGCTCCGGCATGGGAAGCCAGACGTTTTAAAAAGCCCCAGTCCGTTTCCTGATACTGCATAATAAATTGGTTCGTCGGTCGATTCCCGAACGCTTCATCCAACTTATCGGAGCCGGAATAATCGGCCAGCACCGCGTCAATGATATCAACGTATTGTTGGTTCACTTGCTGAAAGGAACGGTTCTTGAGTTCGGTATCCAGCTTGAAGCTATGGGAGATGACCTGGATTGTGACTTGTATTTCCTGATGAAGATGCTCGATTTCTACACTGTACAACTGCCCCATGAATAAGGGATGCCGACCGCTTTTGTCTGTATACCAGAGTTCGATTTCATCTATACTGCTCGCCCTGGCTGTAATCGCATCTTCCTGATTGGGCTGAATTTGGCCTGTAATCCACAATCTGGCGTGTTCTCCAAGCTCGTGGATCATTTTAACCTGATTTAAGCGTACGTCGCCGTAGGGCCAGATAAAATTCAGATGTTGGTAGGTTAAGAGAGCTGTTGGGGATACGTTCATACCTTGGACTCCTCGCTTCGTAAACTAACTATTTTGTCCGTCATCCAGAATCGAGATGATGCCGCCGCCGCCTGGACACGAACATATTAATGTGGACTTGCTGAGCAAGGCGTGTTCCCCCTCGATCAGCACATTTTCTTTGCCGTTAGTCCATTTGCTCCCAAAAGCAATTTCAGGTTTACAGGGAAGAATCTGCAGCTTACATACACCAAAGGCGTATTCCTTACTGATATGCGCTCCGGGTATGGCGTCAGCGACGTTTAGGACCGGTTTATCCTTGATGTAAATTCCGTGGCTGTACATGGCATTCAGCACCCCCGGGTCAGTACCTTGACTGCATTGTAAAGTGGCTCCTCTCACCACATAGGAATATTCTTCGCCAAGTACACCAAGCGCCAACGCGCGCAGCAGTATGGGCAGCAGCATGTAATTTCCTCCTTGGATATGAGTGTAAAATTAGGGAGACTCCAGCCATTTTGACGTATGCAGCATGGCATAGGTCAGTGGATACCATAAGGGGGCGTCCTCCAGCTTAAATTGACAGCTCCCGATTACAGCCTTGCCATTCCAGGAACGCACGAAGGCAATCTGGTAATAGGGAGAGGGGGAGACTAGAAAAATAGATTCATAACAGCCGATGATAGCGTCCTGAATAGGAAGGTTTTTTTCATCCACCAGCTTCATACTCGGTTGTGTACGACTCATTTGCTCTATCAGCTGTTGTTGATAGATTTCCACCTGCGAAGGCTCCAGTTCGTGCTCGCTTTGGTGAAGACCAAACAGGATTCCGTGAGGCTTGTCCTGAACGACGTAGCTTCCCGGTTGATCTTTCGTCTGCTCAGCCCGAGCCTCTGGAATCCAAGAACTCGGCAGAGGTATCGTGAGTTGATTATCGTAGAGCTGAAGGGCTTGGAACTGTATTTCCTTTCCATCTGGCAGTATCAAACAGCCTGTAGGAATTTTCTCTATCGCTTCTTCAATGGGTATCATCATCCAGTTCTCATCGCTCTCGCTCACATCTAACTGCTCTTTCAAGGCTTGTTGATTATGCAGCTTCAAAAAAAATTCATCCCAATACTCCGTCAAGCTCAAGCCTCCTCGTGAGAAAGTTCTACCTTTTGCAGCCGGAAACCGCTCAACCCTCGGCGAAGCAAGCTTTCGGCAGCATCCAGGCTAACGATGAAATAAGGTTCCCTTACGTTGGATAGCCGGAAAAAGTGGTGTCCTCTGACCTTTTGGCTATCCAGCACAAGGTGTTTCAAGGTTTGGTTGTGCGGATAATACTCGGTATGCTCCGAAATCACGTCTAGATCAGGGACATGCGGAATCCAATATAACTCCTGACGCTTGTATTCTCTGTCAACGATATACATCTGTTTAAAACGCGCTTGCGTATTATATAGTTCTAAAATCCGTTTCATGGGATCGGAAAGCAGCGGTTGTGAGGCTGAAAAAGGCAGCCAATCCGTATACTCGGTCTCTGCCTTCGCATGAACATCTAAAACCTGAGCCGGGACCATGCGGACAAATGGTGTATTTAAAAGGCCGATATTCAGAGGTTCGATGTTACGGGAAATACGGCTGTCATCGAGCAGCACATAATAATGGCGCATGCACATTCCTCCTTACTCTGTCCACACGATGGACTTAAGCTGTTCATCACTGAGCTTCCATAGCTGTTGGTATTTTCGCGGGACTTTGGTTCCGTACATTGAGGCTCCCTCAAAATAGGCATGTTCGAAGGAATACGCATCCGTGAAATCCGCCTCGTCCAGATTGGCAAAGTCAAAGCGTATACCACACAGGCCGGGTACACGGTGACCTTTTTCCCGATAAGCTTGTCCGCTGGTTCCTCTAAAATCGGCTCCTTGCAAATGACTGTACCTAAAATCGGCATCGCTGAGCAGGGAGCCGCGAAAGCTGCCCCCTTCGATATGAGCTTCTTGCCACTGGCTTCCCATTAATACGCAGGAAAGAAATTGGCTTCCTCGCAAATCACTTTGGCTGAAATCGTTATATCTCAGGTCTTTTTCAACGACGTGCAGATGAGGAAGAGAAAGATTTCTTAAATTTTCATAGATATATGGCTCTTCATTCGTCTGCATCAGTAGTTTTCTTACTTCGTCCGTATTAGGGTTTTCTTGATCCTCAACATATACACATTCGCTGATATCCTTATATTCGCCAGTACGAATGAACAAACGTTTCGCCTTATGAATGGCCTTGTACTCGGGGAGCTGGACGGCTTCTGTAATCGCTAAGTGAATGATGGAACTCACGAATTGGTGGAAAAAGGGCGTGGCTTTCAACATCAGTCGTTCGATATCGGCCGCATGGAGTACACCCATGTATTTCTTCCGATCTTGTTCAAGTGCTTCCAGCATGGCAGTAAAATGGGTAAAAACCCAGGAGGCATCATAGGATAACCGACATTCGGCTTGATCTTCATACCATTTGCCAGAATAAGCCTCAACCATGTACAAGTAGGAGTGTTCCAGGATCTGAGTCCGCAAAAAAGAATAGTGGATATAGGCAATGGGTTCTTTATCACCTTGCTGCTGCATTCTCAGAATATGAGAGCATAGCTTTTGAAAGGATGCCGTAAAATTCGAAATAAATTGAGCCTTGCCATGGTGTAACTCTGCCTCCAATGTCTCCATTTGTATTTCCAGCAAGGGCAGGTAATGATGTTCGTAAAAATGTTGAAGCGCTTGTTGTTTATCCATATGGCTGATTCCCTCCTCCAATTAGTTCATTTTGATTTCAGTCCCGGAGAAGGTTGTCGTTTTATCCAGCGTAATGCTGTTGCCATTGCCGGAAAGCTCGATTTTCCCGGCAGACAGCTGAAGAGTGCCTGATGACATCGAGAGCTGGGAGGTGGCGCTGATATTGATATTTTTTCCACTTACAATATCAATTCCACTTTGGTCGCTGATCGTAATGGACATATCACTAGCGGAAATCACGATTTTATCGGGAGCGAGCATGATTTCCTTGCCATATTTGGTCCGCAGTGTCTTAATGGCGGGATCAGCCATTCGATCTGGAGCAGGAGCTGCTGCCGGCAGAGATGAAGAAGAGTTTGATCCGTCAGACGAAGCAGATGCAGTCGAATGCGTTGAGGTTGCTGTCGCATGTCCAGAAGTCGCAGCTGATTTTCCTGATGAATGCTGCGCTTCCCTTTTGACTGAGCTGATGGCGTAGCCTTCTTCCTCCTTATAGCTGGGGAAATAGATGCGGATACTGTCATTTTCCTCTGGCATGCAGTACCAGCCCGTGTTATCTGCAGACGCATAGATAGTAGAGTAGGGGAACCAATAGTCGGTGTTCGGGTCCTGCTGATCGTCCATGTCCAGCTTGGCGCGGATTTTGTCCCGGTGAACGCTGAGTACCTTGCCTTGAATGGAAGCGCCGATGATCGAGCGGTTATACTCTTTAATGGGGCGCAATCCGCTTCGCGGGGACAGCTTGCACGTATGCGTCAATACACTGTCCTTCATTTCCGTCAACACTTCGGCCACCAGCAGGTGATGACCCTTAAAGGTAACTTCATAGCCAGGTTCCAGCAAGGTTTCCGTCTTCACCTCATACTGGATAAAATCCTCATCCCGCACGCCGGGAATATGATTGTCCGAGGCGGTTTGGAAATCCGCGATCCGTTTGGACACCTTATATTGGGCCGAATTGATTTCTCCCTTGCTCAGACCCATGGGCAGGCCAACATAAAACTTGGGCACTCCATAGCCCACTGCAGGAATGAGCGGAGAATAGAAGTGGGAAGCCATCCGTTTTAGAAATTGCCAGTCGGTTTCGTCGTATTGCATAATAAACGTACCTAGAGGTGTATTGTGGGTCACGACATCCAGCGCTTCCGCTTTGGGGTAGGCGGACAAAATGCTCTCAATCAGGCCGTTATAGGTAAGCTTGGGATTTTGAAAAGACCGCTTATGCCGCTTGATGTCGAGTTCGTATGTATGGGATATCGCTTCAAAGGTCAGGTAATGAACGCCGTGAACCACGTTCTCCTCCACATCCAAGGCAATGCCCCGAAAGAGAGGATGGCGGTTGCCGGAATTGTCCGTGACAAAGGCTTTAACCTGAGTCTCTTCATCCGAAGCACGAATATAGCTCTCGCGTCTTTCTTCGGAAATAATTCCGGTACAGAACATGCGGGCGTGGTCGTTTACGGTTTTCACAATTTTAAGCTCATGAAGATGAGTAAATTCATAGGGCATAATTTCGATATGACCGTAAGTTATGGTATCTTTCATAGGGATCTGTCTCCTTTTATGATGATTTTAAGGTTCATCTGTATGCTGCTTTGAAAATCCAGTATATGCATATATCGGCTAAAACAGGGATTCAGTTTACAAAATGACCCATTAGTTGAGGGTTTTTCAATGGTAATTATTGGGGGTTGGGTATAATTTGCGGAATCGACAAGGGAGGAGGGAGGCTAACAAATACGCAGAAGAGTCTGTATGATTCGCATGAATATGATATGATAACTGCAATCCCACCGGGTGTGGGTTAGACTGCTGCCACCTATGAGTACCGTCCTCCTTTGCTTGAAAATTTGGCTGGCGAAACCAATTCTCAGTATAGCAAAGCAGGACTTTTTTCCATCATGCCTCACGGTACTTCCTGTACAGTTCTCCCAGGCATAGCCTGGGGCTTAAATATTCGAGTTATGTTTGTTCAAAATCGTCTCAGATGGATCCGCATTTACCCTTTTAAAATATAACTTGGATCGTTTGTTTATCGTCATAACCATTAGGATTACAAGATAAGGAATCGCCACTATGAGAGTTCCTTGGCCCAATGAGGCTAAAATTACTAAGATGATACAGACAATAGAGGACTTATATCTCTTCATTTTTATGAAGGTGAAAATTAATGAAGTTAAGATCAATGGAAACATCAGCCCTCCCTGAATGCGTCCTAATACATAGCTTTGTTCTGACATATCTTGAGGCATATTATCGATCATACTGTAAACGATTTTGTTCGCCCAATAACCCGAGGAGCGCATCGGATCCACCTGCGAAACCACAAAATAAGGAATCCCAAGCGCGAATATTTGCAAAATCATTAGACCTTGGATCACTTTGATAGATAATGGCATTTTCATAGAATGAGTATCCTCCGTAAAAGCATGTTTTTTTCTACAGATTGATTGAAATTATGAGGTGCGACACTAGCAGAGCATAAAAACGGCACCTAAGATTTATTGATATAAATCATATCCCAATACTGCAGCGACTGAACCGTAAAGGTCACGTAATTGCCTCGATCGTCCGATCCGGTTGTGAAGGAAGACGTATAAGTTTTTCCGTTATCGTAATCAGGAGAAGCCCAACTTACCGAGTTTACCGTGCCGGAACCGTAGTAATATTTGACGGTAACATTTGATTGCAAAGCTGGGACCGGATACGTAGCATCCGCATCGCGCCAATGGTTTGACGGAACGCCAAGCAGATTGATTAGATGAATGACATCATACCCGTTGCCGGATTTCGTAAATGTCCAAACGGTGTTTGGGGTTGCATTTGTGCTGGTTGCTATGTCGTGCAGATACACGATGTTATGGGTATTTGAGAGTCCTCCACGCAACAGATTTTGATAAGAGACCATGAAATCGTAATAATTTCGCAATTCTTTTTTTAATTCATCGCTCATGATGAGATGTTTATTCGGAAAGTATTCGAGAGACAGCATATTCGTACCGTCCCCCAGCTCGATATGTGCTCCTCCGCTTGCGAAGATGGTGGCATCTGTCAGAAGGACGCCCGGCGCGTTAAAATAACCCTGATTGAATTCTCTAAAATTTTCTTGATAATTACGATCCATATACGCTGCAAGAACGGTTGCTTTATTTCCTCCGCTTGCCAAAGTTCCGGAATCAATTGAATTTTTCAAATCATTGTAAGTTGTTTGTCCGCTGCCCTCCCACATCTCGGAATATAGTATATCTGCGTTGCTTGCGCCGGCTTCCTTTTGCCCGTAATTCCCCACACTGTTAAATACAATCGATTTCCCGAGCGACGCCTTTGCGTTGTTGATAAAACCCTGGAACGTCTGGTCCATGTCGACCGGATTTCCATGGAAGTCGTACATTCTGCCGCCGCCGAGAGAATCGATATGCCAGCCATCGAAAGGAAAGGCGGAGAACACCTCTTTT is a genomic window of Paenibacillus durus ATCC 35681 containing:
- a CDS encoding DUF4280 domain-containing protein, whose product is MLLPILLRALALGVLGEEYSYVVRGATLQCSQGTDPGVLNAMYSHGIYIKDKPVLNVADAIPGAHISKEYAFGVCKLQILPCKPEIAFGSKWTNGKENVLIEGEHALLSKSTLICSCPGGGGIISILDDGQNS
- a CDS encoding imm11 family protein, with the translated sequence MRHYYVLLDDSRISRNIEPLNIGLLNTPFVRMVPAQVLDVHAKAETEYTDWLPFSASQPLLSDPMKRILELYNTQARFKQMYIVDREYKRQELYWIPHVPDLDVISEHTEYYPHNQTLKHLVLDSQKVRGHHFFRLSNVREPYFIVSLDAAESLLRRGLSGFRLQKVELSHEEA
- a CDS encoding pentapeptide repeat-containing protein, whose protein sequence is MDKQQALQHFYEHHYLPLLEIQMETLEAELHHGKAQFISNFTASFQKLCSHILRMQQQGDKEPIAYIHYSFLRTQILEHSYLYMVEAYSGKWYEDQAECRLSYDASWVFTHFTAMLEALEQDRKKYMGVLHAADIERLMLKATPFFHQFVSSIIHLAITEAVQLPEYKAIHKAKRLFIRTGEYKDISECVYVEDQENPNTDEVRKLLMQTNEEPYIYENLRNLSLPHLHVVEKDLRYNDFSQSDLRGSQFLSCVLMGSQWQEAHIEGGSFRGSLLSDADFRYSHLQGADFRGTSGQAYREKGHRVPGLCGIRFDFANLDEADFTDAYSFEHAYFEGASMYGTKVPRKYQQLWKLSDEQLKSIVWTE
- a CDS encoding glycoside hydrolase family 66 protein, which translates into the protein MGHRLHNHTRGLFAVIFAIILAFSGQFSVRAASIGKLITDVNTDKARYTPGSTVIIYANLQNNTNTTISNGTLTVYFKHLGDEVAPPQSQQFNLDAGAASSIAFTWDPPATDYQGYSVEIWAIDASGHILDNMNTAVDVSSTWQKFPRYGYISTFDSQSSDTSYNIAWQLKNYHINAIQFYDWQWKQHVPLAGSADNPSSSWSDIGNRTIYRQTVSDYINAAHSFNAAAINYNLMHGAFSGYEEDGSGVNYQWGLFNDNPPSSQYSNPLPSGWASSALYIFNPANTEWQNYIFNREKEVFSAFPFDGWHIDSLGGGRMYDFHGNPVDMDQTFQGFINNAKASLGKSIVFNSVGNYGQKEAGASNADILYSEMWEGSGQTTYNDLKNSIDSGTLASGGNKATVLAAYMDRNYQENFREFNQGYFNAPGVLLTDATIFASGGAHIELGDGTNMLSLEYFPNKHLIMSDELKKELRNYYDFMVSYQNLLRGGLSNTHNIVYLHDIATSTNATPNTVWTFTKSGNGYDVIHLINLLGVPSNHWRDADATYPVPALQSNVTVKYYYGSGTVNSVSWASPDYDNGKTYTSSFTTGSDDRGNYVTFTVQSLQYWDMIYINKS